From the genome of Eucalyptus grandis isolate ANBG69807.140 chromosome 2, ASM1654582v1, whole genome shotgun sequence, one region includes:
- the LOC104433385 gene encoding erlin — MSSSESGMQGFDVLPDQDHVVNVIPDLSDHEGHPRFETRHDDRPEEPSERSIEIDLPSDWGSSSESLDSVSSDSLPPVFPLPSQAPSPPPPQRPPPGQRSGFRSILFFLVPTVCLILILSISSTKSSLSILHQVPEGHVGVYWRGGALLKTITNPGFHLKMPLVTQHEAVQVTLQTDQVKDIPCGTNGGVMINFEKIEVVNRLHKDYVYETLLNYGVQYDCIWIYDKIHHEINKFCSSHSLQQVYIDAFDQIDEKLKGALQRDCIRYAPGIEIISVHATKPTIPDSIRRNFEQLEEERIKVLIAIEKQKIAEKEADTMKKMAVSGAEKMASVSEKDSARKQQEIVDQMITWLVRRVWQMLKENQICTRLMGRVWQMLRRGRI; from the exons ATGTCTTCTTCCGAATCGGGAATGCAAGGCTTCGACGTCCTCCCCGACCAAGATCACGTCGTCAACGTCATCCCCGACCTTTCGGACCATGAGGGACACCCGAGGTTCGAGACCAGGCACGACGATCGCCCCGAGGAGCCCTCCGAGCGTTCCATCGAAATCGACTTGCCGTCGGACTGGGGCTCGAGCTCCGAGAGTTTGGACTCGGTCTCGTCGGATTCGCTGCCGCCGGTGTTCCCGTTGCCCTCGCAggcgccatcgccgccgccgccgcagcgcCCTCCGCCCGGTCAACGCTCTGGCTTTCGCtccatcctcttcttcttggtCCCCACCGTCTGCTTG ATCCttattctttcaatttcatCCACCAAAAGCAGCTTAAGTATTCTTCACCAAGTCCCAGAAGGCCATGTTGGGGTATATTGGAGAGGTGGTGCACTACTTAAAACGATTACGAATCCAG GCTTTCATCTAAAGATGCCCCTTGTAACTCAGCATGAGGCTGTTCAAGTGACTCTCCAGACAGATCAG GTGAAGGATATTCCATGTGGTACTAATGGAGGTgttatgataaattttgagaaaatagag GTTGTTAATCGCCTCCACAAGGATTATGTGTATGAGACACTGCTCAATTATGGAGTGCAATATGACTGCATATGGATTTATGACAAGATCCACCATGAAATCAATAAGTTTTGCAGTTCTCATTCCCTGCAGCAAGTGTACATTGATGCGTTTGATCAG ATTGATGAAAAGCTGAAAGGTGCTCTTCAACGTGATTGCATAAGATATGCTCCAGGCATTGAAATAATTAGTGTTCATGCAACTAAGCCTACTATTCCGGATAGCATAAGGCGCAATTTTGAGCAGCTGGAAGAGGAGCGCATAAAG GTCTTAATTGCTATTGAGAAACAAAAGATTGCTGAGAAAGAAGCGGACACAATGAAGAAGATGGCTGTAAGTGGGGCTGAAAAGATGGCCAGTGTTAGCGAGAAAGACAGTGCCAGAAAGCAGCAGGAAATAGTGGACCAAATGATTACCTGGCTCGTGAGAAGAGTCTGGCAGATGCTGAAAGAGAACCAAATATGTACCCGACTCATGGGAAGAGTCTGGCAGATGCTGAGAAGAGGAAGAATCTAG
- the LOC104433390 gene encoding LOW QUALITY PROTEIN: pentatricopeptide repeat-containing protein At1g26460, mitochondrial (The sequence of the model RefSeq protein was modified relative to this genomic sequence to represent the inferred CDS: inserted 1 base in 1 codon) codes for MASQASIFTRARTLLNAAAAPRPAVKSITTSAFLCQQPQLAESPDPNPVPGPGPDPAPSTPXPPNPASGSPLYSSNWRNPIPSFAASGPASASAAQSLVPQGLLHQAASRMQALSRTLDVQSLMNVFADWMTSQRWFDMKQLFEFWIRSLDRNGKPNRPDVNIYNHYLRANLMTGASAGDLLDLVAQMEEYTIEPNTASFNLVLKAMYEAREAEAAEQLLERMLQTGKESQPDEQSYGLVIRLLLLAHQIDAALKYVDLNLKSGYMLSMEVFNECVQSCVKKGRLDTLVLIIERCKAMDQNKALCPPWSVCNYIAEVAMQDDNSKLAFYALEFMAKWIARGEVARPPVHLSVDEGLIISALGTAGRTFSSTLLDASWAILRRSLRQKNTPSPPSYLGKIYALASLGNLQRAFSTLHEFETAYGNLQEQAEDLFSPFTSLNPLVAACSKKGFETLDSVYFQLENLSRGDPPYKSVAALNCVILGCANIWDLDRAYQTFEAIGGTFGLTPDIHSYNALLHAFGKLKKTFEASRVFEHLVSVGFKPNAMSYALLVDAHLINRDPKAALCVIDEMVIAGFVPTKEMLKKVRRRCMREMDYESDDQVDALARKFKIRMGNENRRGMLFNLNYSTEYA; via the exons ATGGCGTCTCAGGCGTCGATCTTCACCCGTGCCCGCACTCTCCtcaacgccgccgccgcccctcgCCCCGCCGTCAAATCGATCACCACCTCCGCCTTCCTCTGCCAGCAGCCCCAGCTCGCCGAATCGCCCGACCCGAACCCGGTGCCCGGCCCCGGCCCCGACCCCGCGCCCTCGACGC CTCCCCCGAATCCGGCTTCCGGGAGCCCCCTCTACTCCTCCAACTGGCGCAACCCGATCCCCTCCTTCGCCGCCTCCGgccccgcctccgcctccgcggCCCAGTCGCTCGTCCCCCAGGGGCTCCTCCACCAGGCCGCCTCCCGCATGCAGGCCCTCTCGCGGACGCTCGACGTGCAGTCCCTGATGAACGTCTTCGCCGACTGGATGACGTCGCAGCGGTGGTTCGACATGAAGCAGCTCTTCGAGTTCTGGATCCGGAGCCTGGACAGGAACGGGAAGCCCAACCGCCCCGACGTCAACATCTACAACCATTACCTGAGAGCAAACCTGATGACCGGGGCGTCCGCCGGGGACCTGCTGGACCTGGTCGCTCAGATGGAGGAGTACACGATCGAGCCCAACACGGCTTCTTTTAACCTCGTCCTGAAGGCAATGTACGAGGCTCGGGAGGCCGAGGCTGCTGAGCAGTTGCTGGAACG GATGCTGCAGACAGGAAAAGAATCTCAGCCTGATGAACAGTCGTATGGATTGGTGATTCGCTTGCTCCTTTTGGCGCATCAAATAGATGCTGCCTTGAAATATGTAGATCTAAATCTGAAGTCTGGCTATATGTTGTCGATGGAAGTATTTAATGAATGTGTGCAAAGCTGTGTTAAGAAAGGCAGGTTGGACACATTGGTGTTGATAATTGAGAGGTGCAAG GCAATGGATCAGAATAAAGCTCTTTGCCCACCATGGAGTGTATGCAATTACATTGCTGAAGTTGCGATGCAAGATGACAATAGCAAATTAGCATTTTACGCATTGGAATTTATGGCGAAATGGATTGCTCGAGGTGAGGTGGCAAGGCCTCCTGTTCATCTTTCCGTGGATGAAGGGCTGATTATATCGGCACTTGGAACTGCTGGTAGAACATTTAGTTCTACCCTCCTAGATGCTTCGTGGGCAATCTTACGACGGTCTTTACGGCAAAAGAATACACCTAGTCCACCATCATACCTTGGAAAGATATATGCCCTTGCCTCACTGGGTAATTTACAGAGGGCCTTTAGTACATTGCATGAGTTTGAGACTGCCTATGGAAATCTCCAGGAGCAAGCTGAAGATCTTTTCTCTCCATTTACCTCTCTAAATCCTTTGGTGGCTGCGTGTTCCAAGAAAGGTTTTGAGACTCTGGACTCC GTGTACTTTCAACTGGAGAATTTGAGCCGTGGAGATCCTCCTTACAAATCTGTTGCTGCTCTCAATTGTGTAATCTTAGGTTGTGCCAATATATGGGATCTTGATCGTGCATACCAGACATTTGAGGCAATTGGTGGAACTTTTGGCTTGACCCCAGATATCCATTCCTATAACGCACTTTTACATGCATTCGGGAAGCTCAAGAAG ACATTTGAAGCGTCAAGGGTTTTTGAGCATTTGGTTAGCGTGGGGTTTAAACCAAATGCTATGTCATATGCTTTGCTTGTGGATGCACATCTGATAAACCGAGATCCAAAAGCTGCTCTCTGTGTGATTGATGAGATG GTAATTGCTGGATTCGTTCCCACAAAGGAGATGCTTAAAAAGGTCAGAAGACGATGTATGAGAGAGATGGACTATGAGAGCGATGACCAGGTGGATGCACTGGCTAGGAAGTTTAAAATACGGATGGGCAATGAAAATCGCAGAGGCATGCTATTTAATCTTAATTACAGCACAGAGTATGCTTGA